One genomic window of Moorella glycerini includes the following:
- a CDS encoding (2Fe-2S)-binding protein: MPRFKLKVNGQEYQVEAPADITLLELLRENLGLTGTKEGCGKGECGACTVILDGQAVNSCLVPAAKAEGSEVLTIEGLAPPGGQLHPLQEAFISEGAVQCGFCTPGMIMSAKALLDQNPRPTREEIKVALSGNLCRCTGYAKIITAVEKAAVMIAGEGRG; the protein is encoded by the coding sequence ATGCCCAGGTTTAAACTTAAAGTCAACGGCCAGGAGTACCAGGTCGAGGCCCCGGCAGACATTACCTTGCTGGAACTGCTGCGGGAAAACTTAGGCCTCACCGGTACCAAGGAGGGATGCGGCAAAGGGGAATGCGGTGCCTGCACGGTGATCCTGGACGGCCAGGCGGTTAACTCCTGCCTGGTTCCTGCTGCTAAGGCGGAAGGGTCGGAGGTGCTTACCATTGAAGGCCTGGCCCCGCCTGGCGGCCAGCTCCATCCTTTACAGGAGGCCTTTATCAGCGAGGGGGCCGTCCAGTGCGGCTTCTGTACCCCGGGGATGATTATGAGCGCCAAAGCCCTGCTGGACCAGAACCCCCGTCCCACCCGGGAGGAAATTAAGGTCGCCCTGTCGGGCAATTTATGCCGCTGCACCGGCTATGCTAAAATTATCACCGCCGTAGAAAAGGCGGCAGTAATGATAGCGGGGGAAGGGAGGGGGTAA
- a CDS encoding flavodoxin family protein yields the protein MPVILGISGSPRKGATEYAVQEALKAAAEIPGIETRFWTVRAKKIQFCTHCDRCIREKRMCCKEDDVKELEQLVLAADGFIVGSPVYDMNITAQLATCFNRLRPIFLVHPGALRNKAAGAITLGGTRHGGQETALISLINFFLMHEMLVCGGTGGCYSGGKVWTRDGLARGAAEDEVGMGTVRGLGRAVAEATMVTALGREAWAAKKAELGLGETGPIRDHEI from the coding sequence ATGCCGGTAATCTTAGGCATCAGCGGCAGCCCCCGCAAAGGGGCGACGGAATATGCCGTCCAGGAAGCCCTCAAGGCGGCAGCGGAAATTCCCGGGATTGAAACCCGCTTCTGGACGGTAAGGGCGAAAAAAATCCAGTTCTGTACCCACTGCGACCGGTGCATCCGGGAAAAGCGCATGTGCTGCAAAGAAGACGACGTCAAGGAACTGGAGCAGCTGGTCCTCGCGGCCGACGGTTTTATTGTCGGTTCTCCTGTCTACGACATGAATATTACCGCCCAGCTGGCCACTTGCTTTAACCGCCTGCGGCCCATTTTCCTGGTCCACCCGGGGGCCCTGCGCAATAAGGCTGCCGGCGCCATTACTTTAGGTGGAACCCGCCACGGCGGCCAGGAAACGGCCCTTATTTCCCTTATTAACTTCTTCCTCATGCACGAGATGCTGGTCTGCGGCGGTACCGGCGGCTGCTATTCCGGCGGCAAGGTCTGGACCCGGGACGGCCTGGCCAGGGGGGCGGCTGAGGATGAAGTGGGTATGGGCACTGTCCGGGGCCTGGGCCGGGCCGTGGCCGAAGCAACTATGGTAACGGCCCTGGGACGGGAAGCCTGGGCGGCGAAGAAAGCGGAGCTCGGCCTCGGGGAAACGGGTCCCATCCGCGACCATGAGATTTAA
- a CDS encoding molybdopterin-dependent oxidoreductase, with protein sequence MLNITLEVNGISYKMVIEPNWTLLKVIRDVLKLKGTKCGCATGDCGACKVLVDGAAVNSCTILARNAASKKITTIEGLSQGDKLHPIQQAFVDTGAIQCGFCTPGMIITAKALLDRNPNPGEAEIRAALDNNLCRCTGYVKIVRAIQLAAARLRGENLPSWLPEGAKDGQVAGQHPGPAGAPAGQQQAGPPEPPHGAPAGLRQVGKPAPLKDAVAKATGRLAYVGDMELPHMLHGKILFSPVPHARIKSIDTSAAAALPGVRAVVTYQNSPRVAYNSALRFAGHNIPRDEYIFDDTVRFVGDRVAAVAADDEETAARALKLIKVEYEELPAVFDPEEALQPGAPAVHPGGNLVATIKAEAGDVEQAMAAADFIFTDRITTPRVTHAALELHACLADYSNGKLTVWSANQNIFATRLILAEVLGLPLNKVRVIKPPVGGAFGGKLEAVLEPVAALLAMKTGRPVRMELSRREVMVSTRTRYAAVFYLKTGVKKDGTIVAQDIRVVMDKGAYATSALNVPSAMNDKAFKLYRIPNLRITSLPVYTNNPIGGAMRGYGSPQLMAAREIHLDRIARALGSDPVDFRRQNLVRPGDINPRFNKTLGNCRPLDCLEEGAARFDWAGKKARPQGTGRYRRGIGVAAGNHGTGVFGVHVDLTTIALKMNEDGSCTLFTGNQDIGQGSNTMLSLIVAEVLGIRPDQIEVVEADTELTSWDVGTYASRVTWVGGNAAKKAAEKVRQQLLEEGARLLSERVEELDLDGGYVFSRGNPAKRVSLGEIVIAAQQGPDQREIKAYESYHSVFGPGSYAVVFAEVEVDTETGAVKVLQLVAAHDIGRAINPLMVEGQIEGGIQMGLGYALSEELKVDPASGKVLNPSLKKYRLFKAAAMPEIEVILVEKGEEHGPFGAKSIGEAATVAVAPAVVNAVADALGMDFNDLPVTPEKILAALGK encoded by the coding sequence GTGCTTAATATTACCCTGGAAGTAAACGGCATTTCCTATAAAATGGTAATTGAGCCCAACTGGACCCTGCTCAAGGTCATCAGGGATGTTTTAAAGCTGAAAGGGACCAAGTGCGGCTGCGCCACCGGCGACTGCGGCGCCTGCAAGGTGCTGGTGGATGGCGCGGCCGTCAACTCCTGTACCATCCTGGCCCGTAATGCCGCCAGTAAAAAGATTACAACCATCGAGGGCTTGAGCCAGGGGGATAAGCTGCACCCCATCCAGCAGGCCTTTGTTGATACCGGGGCCATCCAGTGCGGCTTCTGCACGCCGGGGATGATTATCACGGCTAAAGCCCTGCTGGACCGTAACCCTAACCCCGGTGAGGCGGAAATCCGTGCCGCCCTGGACAACAACCTCTGCCGTTGTACCGGTTACGTAAAAATTGTCCGGGCCATCCAGCTGGCTGCCGCCCGGTTAAGGGGAGAAAACTTGCCGTCGTGGTTGCCGGAAGGGGCAAAGGACGGGCAGGTGGCGGGGCAGCACCCGGGGCCGGCCGGTGCCCCGGCCGGTCAGCAACAGGCGGGCCCGCCTGAGCCGCCACATGGCGCCCCTGCCGGCTTACGACAGGTGGGCAAACCTGCGCCCCTCAAGGATGCCGTGGCCAAAGCCACCGGCCGCCTGGCCTATGTCGGCGACATGGAACTGCCCCACATGCTCCATGGTAAAATCCTCTTTAGCCCGGTACCCCATGCCCGGATTAAAAGTATCGATACCAGCGCGGCCGCGGCCCTGCCCGGTGTCCGGGCCGTAGTAACCTACCAGAACTCGCCCCGAGTGGCCTACAACAGCGCCCTGCGCTTTGCCGGCCATAATATCCCCCGCGATGAATACATCTTCGACGACACCGTACGCTTTGTCGGCGATCGGGTAGCAGCCGTGGCGGCCGACGATGAAGAGACGGCCGCCAGGGCGTTAAAGCTGATTAAGGTGGAGTACGAAGAACTGCCGGCCGTCTTTGACCCCGAGGAGGCTCTGCAGCCCGGAGCCCCGGCCGTCCACCCCGGCGGCAACCTGGTGGCTACCATCAAGGCCGAGGCCGGGGATGTGGAGCAGGCCATGGCTGCCGCCGACTTTATTTTTACCGACAGGATTACCACGCCGCGGGTAACCCATGCCGCCCTGGAACTCCATGCCTGCCTGGCCGATTACAGTAACGGCAAGCTAACCGTCTGGTCGGCCAACCAGAATATTTTTGCCACCCGGCTGATCCTGGCCGAGGTCCTGGGCTTGCCCCTCAACAAAGTAAGGGTCATCAAGCCCCCTGTAGGAGGCGCCTTTGGCGGCAAGCTGGAAGCCGTCCTGGAACCGGTAGCGGCCCTGCTGGCCATGAAGACCGGCCGGCCGGTCCGTATGGAACTCAGCCGGCGGGAAGTGATGGTTTCCACCCGTACCCGTTATGCCGCCGTTTTTTATCTCAAAACGGGTGTTAAAAAGGACGGCACCATCGTTGCCCAGGATATCAGGGTGGTGATGGATAAAGGTGCCTACGCCACCAGCGCCCTCAACGTCCCCTCAGCCATGAACGACAAAGCCTTTAAACTGTACCGCATTCCCAATTTGCGGATTACCTCTTTACCCGTCTATACCAATAACCCCATCGGCGGGGCCATGCGCGGTTACGGGTCGCCCCAGCTCATGGCGGCGCGGGAGATTCACCTGGACCGCATTGCCCGGGCCCTGGGAAGCGATCCCGTTGACTTTCGTCGCCAGAATCTGGTACGGCCGGGGGACATTAACCCCCGCTTCAACAAGACCCTGGGCAACTGCCGGCCCCTGGACTGCCTGGAAGAGGGAGCGGCCCGCTTTGACTGGGCAGGGAAAAAGGCGCGGCCCCAAGGAACAGGGCGTTACCGCCGCGGCATCGGTGTGGCTGCCGGCAACCACGGTACCGGCGTCTTCGGCGTCCATGTAGACCTGACCACCATCGCCCTGAAAATGAATGAAGACGGGAGCTGTACCCTCTTTACCGGCAACCAGGACATCGGCCAGGGCAGCAACACCATGCTGAGTCTGATCGTAGCTGAAGTCCTGGGTATCAGGCCTGACCAGATTGAAGTGGTGGAAGCCGACACCGAGCTTACTTCCTGGGATGTCGGTACCTACGCCAGCCGGGTAACCTGGGTCGGCGGCAATGCAGCCAAAAAGGCCGCGGAAAAGGTGCGCCAGCAGCTGCTGGAGGAAGGGGCGCGTCTCTTAAGCGAACGGGTAGAGGAACTGGACCTGGACGGCGGTTACGTCTTTAGCAGGGGCAACCCGGCAAAACGGGTGAGCCTGGGAGAGATTGTCATTGCCGCCCAGCAGGGGCCGGACCAGCGGGAAATCAAAGCCTATGAAAGCTATCACTCCGTCTTTGGCCCTGGTTCCTATGCCGTCGTCTTTGCCGAGGTAGAGGTCGATACGGAAACAGGTGCCGTCAAGGTATTGCAACTGGTGGCCGCCCATGATATCGGCCGGGCCATCAATCCCCTCATGGTTGAAGGCCAGATTGAAGGGGGTATCCAGATGGGCCTGGGTTATGCTTTGAGTGAAGAATTAAAGGTCGATCCGGCCAGCGGCAAGGTCCTCAACCCGTCCCTGAAAAAATACCGCCTTTTCAAGGCCGCCGCTATGCCGGAGATAGAAGTCATCCTGGTTGAAAAGGGCGAAGAGCACGGCCCCTTTGGGGCTAAAAGTATCGGCGAAGCGGCCACGGTGGCCGTGGCGCCGGCGGTGGTCAACGCCGTCGCCGACGCCCTGGGGATGGATTTTAACGACCTGCCGGTAACGCCCGAAAAGATCCTGGCAGCTCTAGGGAAGTGA
- a CDS encoding helix-turn-helix domain-containing protein: MEREFLTTKEAAKYLGVSISTIYRAISQNAFSYIRTPGGQRRFLRTELDIYIEQSRHKIAPQNPSLYKQKKQQIIEVCEEMKQLSLEDYDTDSRTVITQPNESILPEAASFSSANTLCEVSSENRKIINTLNELSGKEWIAETKSVWFQKGLGSSHPEAQIERMHPAPFSYQDVARLIRFFTKQGQCVLDPFLGVGSTLKAAILNGRNAVGIEIAQKWIELSYKRMKTEVGERALGTYTIIHGDSREEIPRLATQGKLFDFIVTSPPYWSILTKKPDHKVKEVRLNHGVDVKYSEDERDLGNINDYSLFLDELGSIFINCWDVLRPGKYMAIIVSDFRHGSKYIPFHADLINKLVSGDTRRQFELQGIKILVQHNKKLYPYGYPNTYVPNIHHQYILIFRKPAVKGKRGATFATGYLHHTAAK; the protein is encoded by the coding sequence ATGGAAAGGGAATTCCTCACCACAAAAGAGGCTGCTAAATATTTGGGGGTAAGTATTTCAACTATATATAGAGCCATATCACAAAATGCTTTCTCTTACATACGAACGCCAGGGGGACAACGACGTTTCCTTCGTACAGAGCTAGATATTTATATCGAACAGAGTCGACACAAAATAGCCCCCCAGAATCCGAGCCTGTATAAACAAAAGAAACAACAGATTATAGAAGTATGTGAAGAAATGAAACAACTCAGTTTGGAAGACTACGATACCGATTCGCGTACTGTAATTACCCAACCAAACGAAAGTATATTACCGGAAGCAGCATCCTTTTCCAGTGCTAATACCCTATGTGAAGTATCATCAGAGAACCGGAAAATCATAAATACTTTAAATGAGCTTTCAGGTAAAGAGTGGATCGCTGAAACTAAAAGCGTCTGGTTTCAAAAGGGATTAGGTAGTTCCCATCCGGAAGCCCAGATTGAACGCATGCATCCCGCTCCATTTTCGTATCAAGACGTAGCCCGGTTAATTAGGTTTTTTACCAAACAGGGGCAATGCGTACTTGATCCTTTTTTAGGTGTAGGTTCTACACTTAAAGCTGCTATCCTTAACGGACGTAACGCAGTCGGTATAGAAATCGCCCAAAAATGGATTGAGTTGTCCTATAAGAGGATGAAAACTGAGGTGGGCGAGCGCGCACTTGGTACTTACACAATCATTCACGGCGATTCAAGAGAGGAAATTCCTCGTCTCGCTACTCAAGGAAAACTTTTTGACTTTATTGTTACCAGCCCTCCCTATTGGTCTATTCTCACAAAGAAACCCGACCACAAGGTCAAAGAAGTTCGCCTCAACCATGGTGTTGATGTTAAGTATAGCGAAGATGAGAGAGATCTCGGTAATATCAATGATTATAGCCTTTTTTTAGATGAACTCGGTAGCATTTTCATTAACTGCTGGGATGTTTTACGGCCTGGTAAGTACATGGCTATTATCGTCAGTGATTTCCGGCATGGATCCAAATATATACCATTCCACGCGGATTTAATTAACAAGTTAGTCAGTGGAGACACCCGACGGCAATTTGAACTGCAGGGTATTAAAATTTTGGTTCAACACAACAAAAAATTATACCCTTATGGATATCCCAACACGTATGTCCCGAACATCCACCACCAGTATATATTAATCTTCAGAAAACCTGCCGTAAAGGGCAAAAGAGGTGCGACTTTTGCAACTGGTTACCTCCATCATACCGCAGCTAAGTAA
- a CDS encoding DNA methyltransferase, giving the protein MQLVTSIIPQLSKFWELPYRQPPYNSRYWGHPLHNLCSYPSKLKPAIAHILIRYFTEPGDVVLDPFSGVGTIPLAACLEGRTGIGIDLNPLAYWATLSKTNVPQAASIQALVSELTAQLAHIDVTDIIRQEHYEMEIQEFFHEQSGLNI; this is encoded by the coding sequence TTGCAACTGGTTACCTCCATCATACCGCAGCTAAGTAAGTTTTGGGAGTTACCTTATAGACAACCCCCATATAATTCAAGATATTGGGGACATCCGCTTCATAACCTGTGCTCATACCCCAGCAAGCTAAAACCGGCAATTGCTCACATTTTAATAAGGTATTTCACTGAACCCGGTGATGTGGTACTTGACCCGTTTTCAGGTGTTGGTACGATACCGCTGGCTGCCTGTCTGGAAGGACGAACCGGGATAGGTATTGATCTCAACCCGCTGGCTTACTGGGCAACGTTATCTAAGACAAATGTTCCACAAGCAGCTTCGATTCAGGCTCTTGTATCAGAATTGACCGCCCAGCTCGCCCATATTGATGTCACTGATATCATAAGACAGGAACACTACGAAATGGAAATTCAGGAGTTCTTTCATGAACAGTCTGGGCTGAATATATGA
- a CDS encoding M20 metallopeptidase family protein, with protein MLKSNLKSNDFLAAAAALKPRLVAWRRQLHQCPELSFEERETAALVAGVLAELGLQVRTGIAGTGVVGLLEGVKDGPAVALRADMDALPLQEATGVEYASRYPGRMHGCGHDAHMAVVLGAAALLAERSRELPGPVVFIFQPGEELPPGGAALILKAGVLDNPLVKAIFGLHVTSYLPVGTVGIRPGAAMASADNFTIKIKGRTSHGASPHLGADAIVAAAQAVLALQAIVSRRMDPVQPAVLTIGTIHGGDKENIIAAEVTMTGTTRALNQVARQELERGMRQVLAGVAAASGTEIELDYLRGYPPLINDAGLTELFRRVAAKILGPEKVFELAAPSMGAEDFARYAEKVPAVYFNLGAARPGEDPRPWHHPQFNINEDCLPIGAALLAALAEKTMVDF; from the coding sequence ATGCTAAAAAGCAACTTAAAGAGCAATGATTTCCTGGCTGCCGCAGCAGCCCTCAAACCTCGCCTGGTGGCCTGGCGGCGGCAGTTGCACCAGTGCCCGGAACTGAGCTTTGAAGAAAGGGAGACGGCCGCCCTGGTGGCCGGCGTGCTGGCAGAACTGGGACTACAGGTTAGAACCGGGATCGCCGGCACTGGCGTCGTAGGTTTGCTGGAGGGGGTGAAGGACGGCCCTGCCGTAGCCCTGAGAGCCGATATGGATGCCCTGCCCCTCCAGGAGGCTACCGGGGTGGAGTATGCTTCCCGCTACCCGGGCCGGATGCACGGTTGCGGCCATGACGCCCATATGGCAGTAGTTTTAGGAGCGGCGGCACTGCTAGCCGAACGTAGCCGGGAACTCCCCGGGCCGGTAGTATTTATTTTTCAACCCGGAGAAGAATTACCGCCGGGCGGGGCCGCCCTGATATTAAAGGCGGGCGTCCTGGACAACCCACTGGTGAAGGCAATTTTCGGCCTCCACGTTACTTCTTATCTCCCGGTGGGTACGGTGGGCATTCGCCCGGGGGCTGCCATGGCATCGGCCGACAACTTTACCATTAAAATTAAAGGCCGCACCAGTCACGGAGCTTCGCCCCACCTGGGGGCCGATGCCATCGTCGCTGCCGCCCAGGCCGTTCTGGCTTTGCAGGCTATTGTTTCCCGGCGTATGGACCCGGTGCAGCCGGCCGTTCTCACCATCGGTACCATTCATGGCGGCGATAAGGAAAACATTATCGCCGCCGAGGTAACCATGACCGGTACCACCCGCGCCCTGAACCAGGTTGCCCGGCAGGAACTGGAAAGGGGTATGCGCCAGGTCCTGGCCGGGGTGGCGGCCGCCAGCGGGACGGAGATTGAACTGGATTACCTGCGGGGTTACCCGCCGCTCATAAACGATGCCGGGCTTACTGAACTCTTTCGCCGGGTAGCCGCGAAAATCCTGGGGCCGGAAAAGGTTTTCGAACTGGCGGCCCCCTCTATGGGTGCCGAGGATTTTGCCCGCTATGCCGAGAAGGTCCCGGCGGTGTATTTTAACCTGGGGGCGGCCAGGCCGGGAGAGGACCCCCGCCCCTGGCACCACCCGCAGTTTAACATCAACGAAGACTGCCTGCCTATCGGCGCTGCCCTCCTGGCGGCCCTGGCAGAAAAAACCATGGTTGATTTTTAA
- the thiS gene encoding sulfur carrier protein ThiS: protein MTIILNRQEKEVAEGITIKELVEQLNFNPVTVAVEVNGRLLLPEEYNQNLQQGDKVEIVLNMGGGV from the coding sequence GTGACGATTATTTTAAACCGGCAGGAAAAAGAGGTGGCGGAAGGTATTACCATAAAGGAATTGGTGGAACAGCTTAATTTTAATCCCGTGACGGTGGCCGTTGAAGTCAACGGGCGGCTATTATTGCCTGAGGAATATAATCAGAACTTGCAGCAGGGCGATAAAGTGGAAATTGTATTAAACATGGGCGGGGGAGTATAA
- a CDS encoding sulfurtransferase TusA family protein, whose amino-acid sequence MAEIRATKRLDITGDCCPITFVKTKLALEEMQPGEILEVLLAEGEPLNNVPRSLKFEGHKIHQVRKVGPNIYSLLVERGEDQ is encoded by the coding sequence GTGGCGGAGATTAGAGCGACGAAACGCCTGGACATTACCGGGGACTGCTGCCCCATAACCTTTGTGAAAACCAAACTGGCCCTGGAGGAGATGCAGCCAGGGGAAATCCTGGAGGTTTTGCTGGCAGAAGGGGAGCCATTGAATAATGTCCCCCGGAGCCTTAAATTCGAGGGCCATAAGATCCACCAGGTAAGGAAGGTTGGCCCCAATATTTATTCATTACTCGTGGAAAGGGGAGAGGACCAGTGA
- a CDS encoding 4Fe-4S dicluster domain-containing protein, with protein sequence MTPDFHELKKGGFIKQQGPGLFLMRLRTIGGHLTARDLENLAKVATEYGRGEVHLTTRQGVEIPGVRLEDYQALIEEIKALNLLPGACGPRVRSIVACPGKEVCPNGVLDTREMTREIDRAFFGREVPVKFKIAVAACFNACTKPRENDVGLQGIVYPELVAERCRLCGLCQSICPGGAIKIIDEKVTINRQKCYGDGACIASCPTSAWVEAARGFVVFVGGKMGRNPRLGYKMFDFVPEDEVIPLIDSILTVFEQKRKGQERLADTVKRLGPELFRQLVSFPGPGEALRKANMAR encoded by the coding sequence ATGACACCGGATTTTCATGAACTAAAAAAAGGCGGCTTTATCAAGCAGCAGGGCCCCGGCCTTTTTCTCATGCGGCTACGGACCATTGGCGGGCATTTAACGGCGCGGGACCTGGAGAATCTTGCTAAGGTGGCTACTGAATACGGCCGGGGCGAAGTCCACTTGACCACCCGCCAGGGGGTAGAAATACCCGGCGTAAGGCTGGAAGATTACCAGGCACTGATTGAAGAAATCAAGGCCCTGAACCTGCTACCGGGGGCCTGCGGCCCGCGCGTACGTTCGATTGTCGCCTGCCCGGGAAAGGAAGTTTGTCCCAACGGTGTTCTTGATACCCGGGAGATGACCCGGGAAATAGACCGGGCTTTTTTCGGCCGCGAAGTACCGGTTAAATTTAAAATTGCCGTCGCCGCATGTTTCAATGCCTGCACCAAGCCCAGGGAAAACGATGTTGGCCTGCAGGGCATTGTTTACCCGGAACTGGTGGCCGAACGCTGCAGACTGTGCGGGTTGTGCCAGTCCATCTGCCCCGGTGGAGCAATTAAAATCATTGATGAAAAAGTAACCATCAACCGGCAAAAGTGCTATGGCGACGGGGCCTGCATAGCTTCCTGTCCCACCAGTGCCTGGGTAGAGGCGGCGAGGGGATTTGTGGTCTTCGTTGGCGGTAAAATGGGCCGCAACCCCCGGCTGGGGTATAAGATGTTCGACTTTGTCCCGGAGGATGAGGTAATACCTTTAATTGATTCGATCTTAACGGTTTTTGAGCAAAAAAGGAAAGGGCAGGAGCGCCTGGCCGATACTGTAAAACGTCTCGGACCGGAATTGTTCCGGCAACTCGTCTCTTTTCCCGGCCCAGGTGAGGCATTGCGGAAGGCTAATATGGCACGCTGA
- a CDS encoding HesA/MoeB/ThiF family protein, protein MALTNEEMERYSRQIILKNVGGRGQEKLKQGKVLIVGAGGLGSPVAYYLAAAGVGTIGIVDSDRVDLSNLQRQILHNSDRLGRLKAESARETLLALNPALTINIYPLRLGKGNILAIIRDYDVIVDGVDNFPTRYLLNDACVMTGKTMVEGGVLQWDGLVMTIKPGQGPCYRCIFPDPPPPGAVPSCQEAGVMGTVPGLIGAIQATEVIKILLGVGETLTGRLLIYNALEMRFREIKAERNRNCPVCGENPRIRELEEYTFVCEAKGER, encoded by the coding sequence ATGGCCTTAACCAACGAAGAAATGGAACGTTACAGCCGGCAGATTATCCTGAAGAACGTCGGCGGCCGCGGCCAGGAAAAGCTGAAACAGGGAAAAGTGTTGATCGTGGGGGCCGGGGGTCTTGGTTCGCCGGTAGCCTACTACCTGGCGGCTGCCGGCGTAGGTACTATAGGTATAGTCGATAGCGACAGGGTAGACCTTTCCAATTTACAACGCCAGATTCTCCACAATAGCGACCGCCTGGGACGGCTCAAGGCGGAATCGGCCCGCGAAACCTTGCTGGCCTTAAATCCAGCGCTGACTATAAATATTTACCCGCTGCGTTTAGGTAAAGGCAACATTTTAGCTATTATCCGCGACTACGACGTCATTGTCGACGGCGTTGACAACTTTCCCACTCGCTATTTATTAAATGATGCCTGTGTCATGACGGGAAAAACTATGGTTGAGGGAGGGGTATTGCAATGGGACGGCCTGGTCATGACCATCAAACCCGGCCAGGGTCCCTGCTACCGCTGTATCTTTCCCGACCCACCACCGCCAGGAGCCGTGCCCAGCTGCCAGGAAGCCGGCGTCATGGGTACGGTACCAGGGCTCATCGGGGCCATTCAGGCTACCGAGGTAATTAAAATTTTACTCGGGGTTGGGGAAACCCTCACCGGCCGCCTGCTGATCTACAATGCCCTGGAGATGCGCTTCCGGGAAATAAAGGCCGAGCGTAACCGTAATTGCCCTGTCTGCGGGGAAAATCCGCGTATCCGTGAACTGGAAGAGTACACTTTTGTCTGTGAAGCAAAAGGCGAAAGGTGA